A region from the Halomarina litorea genome encodes:
- a CDS encoding methionine synthase: MSDTPDVREQFRPADHQNDHFVLTTVVGSYPKPKWLNRARDLYHGELEVSAADRASDEPRGGFDVDVDFDEANWQEAKDDASRLITNEHERAGLDVVVDGEMRRNEMVEYFAHRIAGYEFHGPVKVWGHNYFDKPSVVDEVEYDETWLVDEFEFTDGVADRPVKVPITGPYTLAKWSFNEHYEDEAELAYALADLVNLEVEKLVEAGARYIQIDEPALATTPDDHAIVGECLEHITDGIPENVRTGLHVCYGDYSRIYPEVLDYPVDEFDVELCNGDYEQLDVFTEHEFTMDLALGVCDAHVAEVEPVAEIKENITKGFEVVPPERLTVSPDCGLKLLPRKVAYGKMENMVQAAREVEAELDRGEITVGKAAPRAD, translated from the coding sequence ATGAGTGACACACCAGACGTGAGAGAGCAGTTCCGCCCGGCCGACCACCAGAACGACCACTTCGTCCTGACCACGGTGGTCGGGTCGTACCCCAAGCCCAAGTGGCTCAACCGGGCCCGCGACCTCTACCACGGCGAACTCGAAGTGAGCGCCGCCGACCGCGCCAGCGACGAACCGCGCGGCGGGTTCGACGTCGACGTCGACTTCGACGAGGCCAACTGGCAGGAGGCGAAGGACGACGCCTCCCGTCTCATCACGAACGAACACGAGCGTGCCGGCCTCGACGTGGTCGTCGACGGGGAGATGCGCAGAAACGAGATGGTCGAGTACTTCGCCCACCGCATCGCGGGCTACGAGTTCCACGGCCCCGTGAAGGTGTGGGGTCACAACTACTTCGACAAGCCGAGCGTCGTCGACGAGGTGGAGTACGACGAGACGTGGCTGGTCGACGAGTTCGAGTTCACCGACGGCGTGGCCGACCGCCCCGTCAAGGTGCCCATCACCGGCCCCTACACGCTCGCGAAGTGGTCGTTCAACGAGCACTACGAGGACGAGGCCGAACTCGCGTACGCGCTGGCGGACCTCGTGAACCTCGAAGTCGAGAAACTCGTCGAGGCGGGCGCGCGCTACATCCAGATCGACGAACCCGCCCTCGCCACCACCCCGGACGACCACGCCATCGTCGGCGAGTGCCTCGAACACATCACCGACGGCATCCCAGAGAACGTTCGAACCGGCCTACACGTCTGCTACGGCGACTACTCCCGTATCTACCCCGAGGTGCTCGACTACCCCGTCGACGAGTTCGACGTGGAACTGTGCAACGGCGACTACGAGCAACTGGACGTGTTCACCGAACACGAGTTCACGATGGACCTCGCACTCGGCGTCTGTGACGCCCACGTCGCGGAGGTGGAACCCGTCGCCGAGATCAAGGAGAACATCACGAAGGGCTTCGAGGTCGTCCCGCCGGAGCGACTCACCGTCTCGCCGGACTGCGGGCTGAAGCTCCTGCCCCGGAAGGTCGCCTACGGCAAGATGGAGAACATGGTGCAGGCCGCCCGCGAGGTCGAGGCCGAACTCGACCGCGGCGAGATAACCGTCGGGAAGGCCGCCCCGCGGGCCGACTGA
- a CDS encoding 16S ribosomal RNA methyltransferase A produces the protein MTTSPPTGERNPDALVSRAGVRGNPDYDQHFLVDDRVLDRLPGYLPEGTDLSHVLEIGGGAGPLTDRLLARVAEADGRVTVVERDPHLAAFLREEFAADVETGRLTVLEGDALDVELPDDVTASVSNLPYSVSSEIAFRLLPLDVPLVLMFQREFAERMAADPATDEYGRLSVTAGHYADVEVVEPVPKEAFDPVPAVESAVVRCVPRNPDYEVPDDEFFLRFVTAVFTQRRKTMRNAIRNTGHISNLADPDAVVSSADESLLSKRAGTLAPADFAELAALAWEVGDPQ, from the coding sequence ATGACGACGTCGCCGCCGACCGGCGAACGGAACCCCGACGCCCTCGTCTCGCGGGCGGGCGTCCGCGGGAACCCCGACTACGACCAGCACTTCCTCGTCGACGACCGGGTGCTCGACCGACTGCCGGGCTACCTGCCCGAGGGGACCGATCTGAGCCACGTCCTCGAGATCGGGGGGGGAGCGGGCCCGCTCACGGACCGCCTGCTCGCACGCGTCGCCGAGGCGGACGGGCGCGTGACCGTCGTGGAACGCGACCCGCACCTCGCCGCGTTCCTCCGCGAGGAGTTCGCCGCCGACGTCGAGACGGGTCGCCTGACCGTCCTCGAAGGGGACGCCCTCGACGTGGAACTGCCCGACGACGTGACGGCGTCCGTCTCGAACCTGCCCTACAGCGTCTCGTCGGAGATAGCGTTCCGCCTCCTCCCCCTCGACGTCCCCCTCGTCCTCATGTTCCAGCGGGAGTTCGCAGAGCGGATGGCCGCCGACCCGGCCACGGACGAGTACGGTCGCCTCTCGGTGACGGCGGGCCACTACGCCGACGTCGAGGTGGTCGAACCCGTCCCGAAGGAGGCGTTCGACCCCGTCCCGGCAGTCGAGAGCGCAGTCGTTCGCTGTGTCCCCCGGAATCCGGACTACGAAGTTCCGGACGACGAGTTCTTCCTGCGGTTCGTCACCGCCGTCTTCACCCAGCGACGCAAGACGATGCGCAACGCGATTCGCAACACGGGGCACATCTCGAATCTGGCGGACCCGGACGCCGTCGTCTCGTCGGCCGACGAGAGCCTGCTGAGCAAGCGCGCGGGCACGCTGGCCCCCGCGGACTTCGCCGAACTCGCCGCCCTCGCGTGGGAGGTGGGTGACCCGCAGTGA
- a CDS encoding 5-methyltetrahydropteroyltriglutamate--homocysteine methyltransferase, whose protein sequence is MTELVATTTGLFPLPDWAKSDLSDLKGHQKDDLISGDESEEIVAQYDRARSEGIDRQRSAGLDRIVEGQYRWDDMLAHPLCVHDNVETRGIVRYYDNNNFYREPVITGDLGFDGDMAADLETAAETVETDALQAVVPGPYSLADLATDEHYGDDLLDGVTDFLVDEVGAFPDHATLFVLEPSLVEEAPGDGEDERASEAIDRLAGATDADVVVHTFYGALTEKVHAHLLDADVDAIGYDFVTDHEQNLYNINEYGTKDSISLGLVDGQNTKVESPDTVRERVEWVSENAPGASFDTAYVTFNTESFYLPTSKFEEKLDALAAAAKTEVEA, encoded by the coding sequence ATGACCGAGCTAGTCGCGACCACGACGGGGTTGTTTCCCCTCCCCGACTGGGCCAAGTCGGACCTCTCCGACCTCAAGGGCCACCAGAAGGACGACCTCATCAGCGGCGACGAATCGGAGGAGATCGTCGCGCAGTACGACCGCGCACGGAGCGAGGGTATCGACCGACAGCGGAGCGCCGGGCTGGACCGCATCGTCGAGGGCCAGTACCGCTGGGACGACATGCTCGCCCACCCGCTCTGTGTTCACGACAACGTCGAGACGCGCGGCATCGTCCGCTACTACGACAACAACAACTTCTACCGGGAGCCGGTCATCACCGGCGACCTCGGTTTCGACGGCGACATGGCCGCCGACCTCGAAACCGCGGCGGAGACCGTCGAGACCGACGCCCTGCAGGCCGTCGTCCCCGGCCCGTACTCCCTCGCGGACCTCGCGACCGACGAACACTACGGCGACGACCTGCTCGACGGCGTGACGGACTTCCTCGTCGACGAGGTCGGGGCGTTCCCCGACCACGCGACGCTGTTCGTCCTCGAACCCTCCCTCGTGGAGGAGGCCCCCGGCGACGGCGAGGACGAACGCGCGAGCGAGGCCATCGACCGCCTCGCGGGCGCGACGGACGCGGACGTCGTCGTCCATACGTTCTACGGCGCGCTGACCGAGAAGGTCCACGCCCACCTGCTGGACGCCGACGTGGACGCCATCGGCTACGACTTCGTCACCGACCACGAGCAGAACCTCTACAACATCAACGAGTACGGCACGAAAGACAGCATCTCGCTCGGCCTCGTCGACGGGCAGAACACGAAGGTCGAGTCCCCCGACACCGTCCGCGAGCGCGTCGAGTGGGTGAGCGAGAACGCACCCGGCGCGTCGTTCGACACGGCGTACGTGACGTTCAACACGGAATCGTTCTACCTGCCGACGAGCAAGTTCGAGGAGAAACTGGACGCCCTCGCGGCGGCCGCCAAGACCGAGGTCGAAGCATGA
- a CDS encoding RNA polymerase Rpb4 family protein produces MTIFKEKLDEEYLTVSEAKELLADIEAERAADEEREMRYELARAIEHVNRFAELSAEDSRALVEELEENEKITEATAYKIADLLPRNRDELRAVFAQERYSLSGDELDDVLNVIKKYV; encoded by the coding sequence GTGACGATATTCAAAGAGAAACTCGACGAGGAGTACCTCACCGTCTCCGAGGCGAAGGAACTGCTCGCGGACATCGAAGCCGAGCGTGCGGCCGACGAGGAACGCGAGATGCGCTACGAACTCGCGCGAGCCATCGAGCACGTCAACCGCTTCGCCGAACTGTCGGCGGAGGACTCCCGCGCCCTCGTCGAGGAACTGGAGGAGAACGAGAAGATCACGGAGGCGACCGCCTACAAGATCGCGGACCTCCTGCCCCGGAACCGCGACGAACTCCGGGCCGTCTTCGCACAGGAGCGGTACTCCCTGTCGGGCGACGAACTCGACGACGTGCTGAACGTCATCAAGAAGTACGTCTAG
- a CDS encoding HemK2/MTQ2 family protein methyltransferase has translation MVSREDLDDVYQPAEDSHLLASAAIDSMGPLDPDALVVDVGTGSGYVAARVGEATDARVVGVDISPLAVREAREHGVSVLRGDLLEPIRGPVDVVLFNPPYLPTDPENEWDDWMEYALSGGEDGRRAIEPFLADLPRVLAPEGRAYLLVSSLTDPEAVRAHAEEQGLDARQVGEESFPFETLSVWEITLRNFPE, from the coding sequence ATGGTCTCCCGCGAGGACCTCGACGACGTGTACCAGCCCGCAGAGGACTCCCACCTGCTCGCGTCGGCGGCAATCGACTCGATGGGTCCCCTCGACCCGGACGCCCTCGTCGTGGACGTGGGGACGGGGTCGGGGTACGTGGCGGCGCGCGTCGGGGAGGCGACGGACGCGCGTGTCGTCGGCGTGGACATCAGCCCCCTCGCGGTGCGCGAGGCGCGAGAGCACGGGGTGTCGGTCCTCCGCGGCGACCTGCTCGAACCAATCCGAGGGCCGGTGGACGTCGTGCTGTTCAACCCGCCCTACCTCCCGACAGACCCCGAAAACGAGTGGGACGACTGGATGGAGTACGCCCTCTCGGGCGGGGAAGACGGCCGGCGGGCCATCGAACCGTTCCTCGCGGACCTGCCGCGCGTCCTCGCGCCCGAGGGTCGGGCGTACCTGCTCGTGAGTTCGCTCACCGACCCCGAGGCGGTCCGCGCCCACGCCGAAGAACAGGGCCTCGACGCCCGACAGGTCGGCGAGGAGTCGTTCCCCTTCGAGACGCTGTCGGTCTGGGAGATTACTCTGAGGAATTTTCCTGAGTAG
- a CDS encoding mechanosensitive ion channel family protein, translating into MQLPVDPTTVGRVVLTAGVLGTVALTALFVHRLGGRLHDRYDAALVEAGQASVVSVAAMVAAVALVAIWEAFDLVERRLRPLVFEGEVGLFALVAGLALVVAYSLTRITRIFLEERDASIMDSHRREVLQHIVELAIFAATVLFVLALAGINPRDLLISASLVGVVFGLAARQTLGAVFAGFVLLFSRPFEVGDWVAVGDSEGIVRDISIFNTTLRTFDDEHVMIPNDEVTANEILNRSQMGRLRGSLEVGVDYDADVERAATLAEEGMAELGELMDTPAPRVVGKRFGDSAVVLELRFWIRNPSAQRLWQAKTAVIGAVRESFDGEDITIPFPQREVSTRSSDGVVEASGDVHRDGQQAGGDA; encoded by the coding sequence ATGCAACTCCCGGTCGACCCGACCACCGTGGGTCGGGTGGTCCTCACGGCGGGCGTCCTCGGTACCGTCGCCCTGACGGCGCTGTTCGTCCACCGGCTGGGCGGACGGCTCCACGACCGGTACGACGCCGCTCTCGTCGAGGCGGGGCAGGCGAGTGTGGTCAGCGTGGCCGCGATGGTCGCCGCGGTGGCGCTGGTGGCAATCTGGGAGGCGTTCGACCTCGTCGAGCGACGCCTCCGCCCCCTCGTCTTCGAGGGTGAGGTCGGGCTCTTCGCACTCGTCGCCGGACTGGCGCTGGTCGTCGCCTACTCGTTGACGCGTATCACCCGCATCTTCCTCGAGGAACGGGACGCGAGCATCATGGACAGCCACCGGCGGGAGGTGCTCCAGCACATCGTTGAACTGGCCATCTTCGCCGCGACGGTGCTGTTCGTCCTCGCGCTGGCGGGCATCAACCCCCGCGACCTGCTCATCAGCGCAAGTCTCGTCGGCGTCGTCTTCGGCCTCGCCGCCCGGCAGACCCTCGGGGCGGTGTTCGCGGGGTTCGTCCTCCTGTTCTCGCGGCCCTTCGAGGTGGGCGACTGGGTGGCAGTCGGCGACAGCGAGGGCATCGTCCGCGACATCAGCATCTTCAACACCACGCTGCGGACGTTCGACGACGAGCACGTGATGATTCCCAACGACGAGGTGACCGCAAACGAGATACTCAACCGCTCGCAGATGGGTCGCCTCCGGGGGTCACTGGAGGTGGGCGTGGACTACGACGCGGACGTGGAACGGGCCGCTACGCTGGCGGAGGAGGGGATGGCGGAGTTGGGGGAGCTCATGGACACGCCCGCGCCGAGGGTGGTCGGCAAGCGCTTCGGGGACTCCGCCGTCGTCCTCGAACTGCGCTTCTGGATACGCAACCCGAGCGCACAGCGCCTCTGGCAGGCGAAGACGGCGGTCATCGGGGCAGTCAGGGAGTCGTTCGACGGGGAGGACATCACCATCCCGTTCCCCCAGCGGGAGGTCTCGACTCGCTCGTCCGACGGCGTCGTGGAGGCGTCGGGCGACGTCCACAGGGACGGCCAGCAGGCCGGGGGTGACGCCTGA
- a CDS encoding DNA topoisomerase VI subunit B produces the protein MPSYQSELGGGGDSGVAEELAKGQRAISIAEFFEKNKHMLGFDSGARGLVTAVKEAVDNALDATEEAGILPDIYVEIAEAGDYYRLVIEDNGPGITKEQVPKVFGKLLYGSRFHAREQSRGQQGIGISAAVLYSQLTSGKPAKITSKTQGDGEAQYFELIIDTDENEPEISVEDTTTWERPHGTRIELEMEANMRARQQLHDYIKHTAVVNPHARLEFREPSEHLKYERATDQLPAETTEIRPHPHGVELGTLIKMLGATDSYSVSGFLQSEFTRVGQKTAESVVAAFRDRHFGREMAWKPPASHEDSGAPSAHRSEGDEAAETADVRAALVDAVNGKGADATEQFAGSVADAVAERERIAHHELVELVDAAAEDAAESTGKTFGSSVRENAVGAAWSEITAQRAADLYQLVDEATTSRKDDAAVEALARRIATAFEGSDDPRNRVTRRELEGYVTRAAERTKERDDVSFGETARENVVEAVWSNCRSVPDEVPKVSETAGDRDTASELMEAMRETDILAPPTDCLAPITAELLEAGLRKEYDADFFATATRDAEVHGGDPFIVEAGIAYGGDLPAEGQVGVLRFANRVPLVYQRGACATTDVVKGINWRNYGLDQPGGSGMPNGPAVLMVHVASTNVPFTSESKDAIANVPAIEDEIELALREAARDLKRYLNKRRSLEKRRRKQDVIADILPRMAEKLSEVTGREELNVEDSLARIMNNVLVERQVEDGRVRLVVANHSDTNADLDVTDIVSEDPGEVATWHVAASGTESHDVEGAQVVEMDGEWFVKWAPSVGSGEQAVLEYDLGEETTFDIQVEGVEDEKLTVNA, from the coding sequence ATGCCATCTTATCAGTCGGAACTCGGCGGCGGCGGCGACAGCGGCGTCGCCGAGGAGCTGGCCAAGGGCCAGCGAGCCATCTCCATCGCGGAGTTCTTCGAGAAGAATAAGCACATGCTCGGGTTCGACTCGGGCGCGCGTGGTCTCGTCACGGCCGTCAAGGAGGCCGTCGACAACGCGCTCGACGCCACCGAGGAGGCCGGCATCCTCCCCGACATCTACGTCGAAATCGCCGAGGCCGGCGACTACTACCGCCTCGTCATCGAGGACAATGGCCCGGGCATCACGAAAGAGCAGGTCCCCAAGGTGTTCGGGAAGCTGCTGTACGGCTCCCGGTTCCACGCCCGCGAGCAGTCCCGCGGCCAGCAGGGTATCGGTATCTCCGCCGCGGTGCTCTACTCACAGCTCACGAGCGGGAAGCCCGCCAAGATCACGAGCAAGACGCAGGGGGACGGCGAGGCGCAGTACTTCGAGCTCATCATCGACACGGACGAGAACGAGCCCGAGATATCGGTCGAGGACACGACGACGTGGGAGCGCCCCCACGGGACGCGCATCGAACTGGAGATGGAGGCGAACATGCGCGCGCGCCAACAGCTCCACGACTACATCAAACACACCGCCGTCGTCAACCCCCACGCGCGACTGGAGTTCCGCGAACCCTCCGAGCACCTGAAGTACGAGCGGGCGACCGACCAGTTGCCCGCCGAGACGACCGAGATTCGCCCCCACCCCCACGGGGTCGAACTCGGGACGCTCATCAAGATGCTCGGCGCGACGGACTCCTACAGCGTCTCCGGGTTCCTCCAGTCGGAGTTCACGCGCGTCGGCCAGAAGACCGCCGAGAGCGTCGTCGCCGCCTTCCGCGACCGACACTTCGGCCGCGAGATGGCGTGGAAGCCCCCCGCGAGCCACGAAGATAGCGGTGCGCCTTCGGCGCACCGAAGTGAAGGCGACGAAGCCGCCGAAACGGCCGACGTCCGGGCGGCTCTCGTCGACGCCGTCAACGGAAAGGGCGCGGACGCGACGGAGCAGTTCGCGGGGAGCGTCGCGGACGCGGTGGCCGAACGCGAGCGCATCGCCCACCACGAACTGGTCGAACTGGTCGACGCGGCCGCCGAGGACGCGGCCGAGTCGACGGGCAAGACGTTCGGTTCCTCGGTCCGCGAGAACGCCGTCGGGGCGGCGTGGAGCGAGATAACCGCCCAGCGCGCCGCGGACCTCTACCAACTCGTCGACGAGGCCACCACGAGTCGGAAGGACGACGCGGCCGTCGAGGCACTCGCCCGCCGCATCGCCACCGCCTTCGAGGGGAGCGACGACCCCCGCAACCGCGTGACCCGCCGCGAACTGGAGGGGTACGTCACCCGCGCCGCCGAGCGCACGAAGGAGCGCGACGACGTGAGCTTCGGGGAGACGGCCCGCGAGAACGTCGTCGAGGCCGTCTGGTCGAACTGCCGGTCGGTCCCCGACGAGGTGCCGAAGGTCTCTGAGACGGCAGGGGACCGCGACACCGCGAGCGAACTGATGGAGGCGATGCGCGAGACGGACATCCTCGCGCCCCCCACGGACTGTCTCGCGCCCATCACGGCCGAACTGCTCGAAGCCGGCCTCCGGAAGGAGTACGACGCCGACTTCTTCGCCACCGCCACCCGCGACGCGGAGGTCCACGGGGGTGACCCGTTCATCGTCGAGGCGGGCATCGCCTACGGCGGCGACCTGCCCGCCGAGGGGCAGGTCGGCGTCCTCCGCTTCGCCAACCGCGTCCCGCTGGTCTACCAGCGGGGGGCGTGTGCGACGACGGACGTGGTCAAGGGAATCAACTGGCGCAACTACGGGCTCGACCAGCCGGGGGGAAGCGGGATGCCCAACGGCCCCGCCGTCCTGATGGTCCACGTCGCCTCCACGAACGTGCCCTTCACCAGCGAGTCGAAGGACGCCATCGCGAACGTCCCCGCCATCGAAGACGAGATAGAACTCGCCCTGCGCGAGGCCGCCCGCGACCTGAAGCGCTACCTCAACAAGCGGCGGTCGCTGGAGAAGCGTCGGCGCAAACAGGACGTCATCGCCGACATCCTCCCCCGGATGGCCGAGAAGCTCTCGGAGGTCACCGGCCGCGAGGAGTTGAACGTGGAGGACTCGCTGGCGCGCATCATGAACAACGTCCTCGTCGAACGGCAGGTCGAAGACGGGAGGGTCAGGCTGGTCGTCGCCAACCACTCCGATACGAACGCCGACCTCGACGTGACGGACATCGTGAGCGAGGACCCCGGGGAGGTCGCCACGTGGCACGTGGCTGCCAGTGGGACGGAGTCCCACGATGTCGAGGGCGCACAGGTCGTCGAGATGGACGGCGAGTGGTTCGTCAAGTGGGCCCCGAGCGTGGGCAGTGGCGAACAGGCCGTCCTCGAGTACGACCTCGGGGAGGAGACCACCTTCGACATCCAGGTCGAGGGCGTCGAAGACGAGAAACTGACGGTGAACGCGTAA
- a CDS encoding DUF655 domain-containing protein: protein MSPADSDAVAVVLDYLPHGRADDDRPQYQKPALVHALGVEDFGLSECVLADDADLSIGDRFALGDEGIEEVRKVSFDQISGGARSELQYAVEEIVEADERRFVDHYNEAQPITLRLHQLNLLPGIGKKLRNTILEERKRQPFESFEDLDSRVSGLHDPKEILVERIMEELREEDLKYRSFVR, encoded by the coding sequence ATGTCACCCGCCGACAGCGATGCGGTCGCCGTCGTTCTGGACTATCTCCCCCACGGACGTGCCGACGACGACCGCCCACAGTACCAGAAGCCGGCGCTGGTCCACGCACTCGGTGTCGAGGACTTCGGCCTCTCCGAGTGCGTCCTCGCCGACGACGCGGACCTCTCCATCGGTGACCGCTTCGCCCTCGGCGACGAGGGCATCGAGGAGGTCCGCAAGGTTTCCTTCGACCAGATATCGGGCGGCGCGCGCTCGGAACTCCAGTACGCGGTCGAGGAGATCGTCGAGGCGGACGAGCGGCGCTTCGTCGACCACTACAACGAGGCCCAGCCCATTACGCTGCGCCTCCACCAGTTGAACCTCCTGCCCGGCATCGGGAAGAAACTCCGCAACACCATCCTCGAGGAGCGGAAACGCCAACCGTTCGAGAGCTTCGAGGACCTCGACTCGCGCGTCTCGGGACTTCACGACCCCAAGGAGATACTCGTCGAGCGCATCATGGAGGAACTGCGCGAGGAGGACCTGAAGTACCGCTCGTTCGTCCGCTGA
- a CDS encoding DNA topoisomerase IV subunit A, whose product MSSDSDTPRQDELARERLIDLAAEFYDQFAGGEVPYMQVPTRTKSNIEYDEDQGVWVYGDRHSTRSANSVAGAQKLLKAIYVIDFLQNQLNEGRSSTLRELYYLSESWDLDAAQFNDQDESNQLVEDLEIVSEVTREDFHMRPEESGATLMGPLYLREQTRRGEREIHCQNDVGEGGYQIPNNPDTIEFLDHDADFVLCVETGGMRDRLVENGFDEDYNVIVVHLKGQPARATRRITKRLHDELDLPVTVFTDGDPWSYRIFGSVAYGSIKSAHLSEYLATPEAQFIGIQPSDIVEYDLPTDPLSDSDVNALQSELEDPRFQTDYWREQIELQLDIGKKAEQQALASRGLDFVTDTYLPERLTEMGVF is encoded by the coding sequence ATGAGCTCAGACAGCGACACGCCACGACAGGACGAACTCGCCCGCGAGCGTCTCATCGACCTCGCGGCGGAGTTCTACGACCAGTTCGCCGGGGGGGAGGTGCCCTACATGCAGGTCCCCACCCGGACGAAGAGCAACATCGAGTACGACGAGGACCAGGGGGTATGGGTGTACGGCGACCGCCACTCCACGCGCTCCGCCAACAGCGTGGCCGGGGCACAGAAGCTACTCAAGGCCATCTACGTCATCGACTTCCTCCAGAACCAGTTGAACGAGGGGCGCTCGTCGACCCTGCGTGAGCTGTACTACCTCAGCGAGTCGTGGGACCTGGACGCCGCGCAGTTCAACGATCAGGACGAGTCGAACCAGCTCGTGGAGGACCTCGAAATCGTCTCCGAGGTCACCCGCGAGGACTTCCACATGCGCCCGGAGGAGTCGGGCGCGACCCTGATGGGGCCGCTCTACCTCCGCGAGCAGACCCGACGGGGCGAACGCGAGATTCACTGCCAGAACGACGTGGGCGAGGGGGGCTACCAGATTCCCAACAACCCCGACACCATCGAGTTCCTCGACCACGACGCCGACTTCGTCCTCTGTGTCGAGACGGGTGGGATGCGCGACCGACTCGTCGAGAACGGCTTCGACGAGGACTACAACGTCATCGTCGTCCACCTCAAGGGCCAACCCGCGCGGGCGACCCGACGCATCACGAAGCGCCTGCACGACGAACTCGACCTGCCCGTGACGGTGTTCACCGACGGTGACCCGTGGTCGTACCGCATCTTCGGCTCCGTCGCCTACGGGTCCATCAAGAGCGCACACCTCTCGGAGTACCTCGCGACGCCCGAAGCGCAGTTCATCGGCATCCAGCCCTCGGACATCGTGGAGTACGACCTGCCGACGGACCCCCTCAGCGACTCGGACGTCAACGCCCTCCAGAGCGAACTGGAGGACCCGCGCTTCCAGACCGACTACTGGCGCGAGCAGATAGAGCTCCAGCTCGACATCGGGAAGAAGGCCGAACAGCAGGCGCTCGCCTCGCGCGGCCTGGACTTCGTCACGGACACGTACCTGCCGGAGCGCCTGACCGAGATGGGCGTCTTCTGA
- a CDS encoding ribose 1,5-bisphosphate isomerase: MGTTPHPAVERAAADIASMEVRGAATIAAAAADALRTQARESTAETPEAFRVELRLAARTLHETRPTAVSLPNALRYVLQRTTGTTVEALRESVVVAATEFETRLDRAQDTLGRIGANRLQDGDTVMTHCHSTDALACVEAAVAQGKSISAVVKETRPRNQGHITAKALREMGVPVTLVVDNAARRYLDDVDHVLVGADAIAADGSVVNKIGTSGLAVMARERGVPIMVAAQSLKLHPATMTGHTIEIEMRDEAEIIGEAERRDIGDISVENPAFDVTPPRYVDAIVTESGQFPPESIVLLMRELFGDGVDEPWLDPGDR, from the coding sequence ATGGGTACCACACCGCACCCCGCCGTCGAGCGCGCGGCGGCGGACATCGCCTCGATGGAGGTCCGGGGGGCGGCCACCATCGCGGCGGCGGCGGCCGACGCCCTCCGGACGCAGGCCCGCGAGTCGACCGCCGAGACGCCCGAGGCGTTCCGTGTGGAGCTTCGGCTGGCCGCGCGCACCCTCCACGAGACGCGCCCGACGGCGGTGAGCCTCCCGAACGCCCTCCGGTACGTCCTCCAGCGGACGACGGGCACGACGGTCGAGGCCCTCCGCGAGAGCGTCGTCGTCGCCGCGACGGAGTTCGAGACGCGCCTCGACCGCGCACAGGACACCCTCGGGCGCATCGGGGCCAACCGCCTGCAGGACGGCGACACGGTGATGACGCACTGTCACTCGACGGACGCCCTCGCGTGCGTGGAGGCCGCCGTCGCACAGGGGAAGTCCATCTCGGCCGTCGTCAAGGAGACCCGCCCCCGGAATCAGGGCCACATCACGGCGAAGGCCCTCCGCGAGATGGGCGTCCCCGTCACGCTCGTCGTGGACAACGCGGCCCGCCGATATCTGGACGACGTCGACCACGTCCTCGTCGGGGCTGACGCCATCGCCGCCGACGGGAGCGTCGTGAACAAGATCGGCACGTCGGGGCTGGCCGTCATGGCCCGCGAACGCGGGGTGCCCATCATGGTCGCCGCCCAGTCGCTGAAGCTCCACCCGGCGACGATGACCGGCCACACCATCGAGATAGAGATGCGCGACGAGGCCGAGATCATCGGCGAGGCGGAGCGACGCGACATCGGCGACATCTCCGTCGAGAACCCCGCCTTCGACGTGACGCCGCCGCGCTACGTCGACGCCATCGTCACCGAGAGCGGCCAGTTCCCGCCCGAGAGCATCGTCCTCCTGATGCGCGAACTGTTCGGCGACGGCGTCGACGAACCGTGGCTCGACCCCGGGGACCGGTAG
- a CDS encoding 50S ribosomal protein L21e has product MPSSKGPYHSTREKLSNDPRERGTSPPQRAVQEYDEGEKVHLKIDPSVPEGRFHPRFNGHTGTVVGKQGRAFKVQINDGGKDKVLLSRAAHLRRQK; this is encoded by the coding sequence ATGCCGAGCTCTAAGGGCCCCTACCACAGCACCCGTGAGAAGCTCTCGAACGACCCCCGCGAGCGAGGGACCTCGCCGCCCCAGCGCGCCGTCCAGGAGTACGACGAGGGCGAGAAGGTCCACCTGAAGATCGACCCCTCGGTCCCCGAGGGGCGCTTCCACCCGCGGTTCAACGGCCACACCGGCACCGTCGTCGGTAAGCAGGGCCGCGCGTTCAAGGTCCAGATCAACGACGGCGGCAAGGACAAGGTCCTGCTCTCGCGGGCCGCCCACCTCCGCCGCCAGAAGTAG